A section of the Mycobacteriales bacterium genome encodes:
- a CDS encoding RNA polymerase sigma factor, translated as MGHRIGSGWRAGYAETRATLAAKSVSRERPLVSSARQATAGPSKESAPAKSASPRSRRKSSMAVVADPEGDEAAAAASAPEGETSEPAEGAEPALGAIAEIDPEAEPPASELVEDEDDDVELAVEEDNAGPSTDLVRAYLKEIGRVALLNAEQEVELAKRIEAGLFAAERLRQADCGELRMSKTTQKDYIWLTADGQRAKDHLLEANLRLVVSVAKRYTGRGMAFLDLIQEGNLGLIRAVEKFDYTKGYKFSTYATWWIRQAITRAMADQARTIRIPVHMVEQINKLTRVQRQMLQDLGREPTAEELARELDMTPDKVVEIQGYAREPVSLEQNVGDEGDSQLGDFIEDADAPIAAEVVSFGLLQRELDSVLKTLPEREAAVVALRFGLTDGQPRTLDEIGREFGLTRERIRQIEAKTLSKLRHPSRSQKLRDYLE; from the coding sequence ATGGGCCATCGGATCGGTTCCGGTTGGCGGGCCGGGTACGCCGAAACCCGCGCTACTCTGGCTGCGAAGTCCGTGTCCCGGGAGAGGCCCTTAGTGAGCAGCGCACGCCAGGCCACCGCAGGCCCGTCGAAGGAGTCTGCACCCGCCAAGTCCGCTTCCCCACGCAGTCGCCGAAAGTCCTCGATGGCGGTCGTCGCCGACCCTGAGGGCGACGAGGCCGCCGCCGCTGCGAGCGCCCCGGAAGGCGAAACTTCCGAGCCGGCCGAGGGTGCCGAGCCGGCCCTCGGAGCGATCGCCGAGATCGACCCCGAGGCCGAGCCGCCGGCCAGCGAGCTGGTCGAGGACGAGGACGACGACGTCGAGCTCGCGGTCGAGGAGGACAACGCGGGCCCGTCGACCGATCTGGTCCGCGCCTACCTCAAGGAGATCGGCCGGGTCGCCCTGCTCAACGCCGAGCAGGAGGTCGAGCTCGCGAAGCGGATCGAGGCCGGCTTGTTCGCGGCCGAGCGGCTGCGCCAGGCCGACTGCGGCGAGCTTCGGATGTCGAAGACCACGCAGAAGGACTACATCTGGCTGACCGCCGACGGCCAGCGCGCGAAGGACCACCTGCTCGAGGCCAACCTGCGCCTCGTCGTGTCGGTAGCGAAGCGCTACACCGGGCGCGGGATGGCGTTCCTGGACCTGATCCAGGAGGGCAACCTCGGCCTGATCCGGGCGGTCGAGAAGTTCGACTACACCAAGGGCTACAAGTTCTCGACGTACGCGACCTGGTGGATCCGGCAGGCGATCACCCGGGCGATGGCCGACCAGGCCCGCACGATCCGCATCCCGGTCCACATGGTCGAGCAGATCAACAAGCTCACCCGGGTCCAGCGCCAGATGCTCCAGGACCTCGGCCGCGAGCCGACGGCGGAGGAGCTCGCGCGCGAGCTCGACATGACGCCGGACAAGGTGGTCGAGATCCAGGGCTACGCCCGCGAGCCGGTCTCGCTCGAGCAGAACGTCGGCGACGAGGGCGACAGCCAGCTCGGTGACTTCATCGAGGACGCGGACGCGCCGATCGCGGCAGAGGTCGTGTCGTTCGGGTTGCTGCAGCGCGAGCTCGACAGCGTGCTGAAGACGCTGCCGGAGCGCGAGGCCGCCGTCGTCGCGCTGCGGTTCGGCCTCACCGACGGCCAGCCGCGGACGCTGGACGAGATCGGCCGCGAGTTCGGGCTCACCCGCGAGCGGATCCGCCAGATCGAGGCGAAGACGCTGTCGAAGCTGCGCCACCCGAGCCGCTCACAGAAGCTGCGCGACTACCTCGAGTAG
- a CDS encoding NAD-dependent succinate-semialdehyde dehydrogenase, whose translation MGTVTAADEKRVLDAAPHQLFIGGEWRDSSNGKTLDVEDPSTAETLCAVADGTPEDAVAALDAACAAQASWAATPPRDRGEILRRTFEVMNERADDLALLMTLEMGKPIAESKSEIVYAAEFLRWFSEQAVRIDGRYAVNPNGSGRLLTMKAPIGPCLLITPWNFPAAMGTRKIGPAVAAGCTMVVKPAQQTPLSMLALASIMQEVGLPDGVLNVITSHSAAAVTGPLFDDPRLRKMSFTGSTPIGKMLMEQASKRLIKCSMELGGNAPYIVFDDANLDEAVDQALIAKMRNGGESCVAANRFLVHEAVATEFAARLSEKLGAMKVGRGTEEGVQLGPLIDAKQRDKVAELVDDAVGKGAKVMTGGETVGDRGYFYAPTVLSGINPDADLLREEIFGPVAPVATFSTEDEVIEAANATDFGLVAYLFTRDIKRAFRVSEALEVGMLGLNRGLVSNAAAPFGGVKESGFGREGGLEGIDEYVTTKYVAVDL comes from the coding sequence ATGGGAACCGTGACCGCAGCTGACGAGAAGCGCGTCCTTGACGCCGCGCCGCACCAACTGTTCATCGGAGGCGAATGGCGCGACAGCTCGAACGGCAAGACGCTCGACGTCGAGGACCCGAGCACAGCAGAGACGCTGTGCGCGGTCGCGGACGGCACGCCCGAAGACGCCGTCGCCGCTCTTGACGCCGCCTGCGCAGCGCAGGCGTCCTGGGCCGCCACTCCGCCGCGGGACCGCGGCGAGATCCTCCGCCGCACCTTCGAGGTCATGAACGAGCGGGCTGACGACCTCGCGCTGCTGATGACGCTGGAGATGGGCAAGCCGATCGCCGAGTCGAAGTCGGAGATCGTCTACGCCGCGGAGTTCCTGCGCTGGTTCTCCGAACAGGCGGTGCGGATCGACGGGCGCTATGCCGTCAACCCCAACGGTTCCGGCCGGCTGCTGACGATGAAGGCGCCGATCGGCCCGTGCCTGCTGATCACGCCGTGGAACTTCCCCGCCGCGATGGGCACCCGCAAGATCGGGCCCGCGGTCGCGGCCGGCTGCACGATGGTCGTCAAGCCGGCGCAGCAAACCCCGCTGTCGATGCTCGCGCTCGCCTCGATCATGCAGGAGGTCGGCCTGCCCGACGGCGTCCTGAACGTCATCACGTCGCACAGTGCTGCTGCCGTCACCGGCCCGTTGTTCGACGATCCGCGCCTGCGGAAGATGTCGTTCACGGGTTCCACGCCGATCGGCAAGATGCTGATGGAGCAGGCCTCGAAGCGGCTGATCAAGTGCTCGATGGAGCTCGGCGGCAATGCGCCGTACATCGTGTTCGACGATGCGAACCTCGACGAGGCGGTCGACCAGGCACTGATCGCGAAGATGCGCAACGGCGGCGAGTCGTGCGTGGCGGCCAACCGGTTCCTCGTCCACGAGGCCGTGGCCACCGAGTTCGCCGCGCGGCTGAGCGAGAAGCTCGGAGCGATGAAGGTCGGTCGCGGCACGGAAGAAGGCGTACAGCTCGGGCCGCTGATCGACGCCAAGCAACGCGACAAGGTCGCCGAGCTGGTCGACGACGCGGTCGGCAAGGGCGCCAAGGTCATGACCGGCGGCGAGACGGTCGGCGACCGCGGCTACTTCTACGCGCCGACCGTGCTGAGCGGCATCAACCCGGATGCCGACCTGCTCCGCGAGGAGATCTTCGGACCGGTCGCGCCGGTCGCGACGTTCTCGACCGAGGACGAGGTCATCGAGGCCGCGAACGCCACCGACTTCGGCCTGGTCGCCTACCTGTTCACCCGCGACATCAAGCGCGCCTTCCGGGTCAGCGAGGCGCTCGAGGTCGGCATGCTCGGTCTGAACCGCGGCCTGGTCAGCAACGCGGCCGCGCCGTTCGGCGGGGTCAAGGAGTCCGGCTTCGGGCGCGAGGGCGGGCTCGAGGGCATCGACGAGTACGTCACGACCAAGTACGTCGCGGTCGACTTGTAA
- a CDS encoding lysophospholipid acyltransferase family protein — protein MTRTRQRGQGLAADIAVMSRGWRWTRRSLPPRSAEPHHTFPEPREFPTEWARSRPARVAREVILRGGLGPLVRHETTVEIEGLDVFDGLDGPVIIVANHASHLDTALLLTTLPVKWQRKVTVGAAADYFFDAWWRAIGSALAFATFPIERHGTGLSDTPTALIEQGWSIVMFPEGTRSPDGWTRRFRPGAAALARTHGIPIVPVAIIGSFAAMPRGRNWPKPGRPPVHVRYGRPVRPLPDENTLALNGRVSAALAALLDEDSSDWYSAARRAATTETPASSGPEVANWRRVWASTAGPAARSAKAKAWR, from the coding sequence ATGACGAGGACGCGCCAGCGCGGACAAGGGCTGGCCGCCGACATCGCGGTCATGTCGCGAGGCTGGCGGTGGACCCGGCGGTCGCTGCCGCCTCGGTCGGCCGAGCCGCACCACACCTTCCCGGAGCCGAGAGAGTTCCCGACCGAGTGGGCCCGCTCGCGTCCGGCGCGGGTGGCCCGTGAGGTGATCCTGCGCGGCGGCCTCGGTCCGCTGGTGCGTCACGAGACCACGGTCGAGATCGAAGGACTGGACGTCTTTGACGGCCTCGACGGCCCGGTGATCATCGTCGCCAACCATGCATCGCACCTGGACACGGCGCTCCTGCTCACCACGCTGCCGGTGAAGTGGCAGCGCAAGGTGACGGTCGGCGCCGCGGCGGACTACTTCTTCGATGCCTGGTGGCGGGCGATCGGGTCCGCACTCGCGTTCGCGACCTTCCCGATCGAGCGGCACGGCACCGGCCTGTCGGACACGCCGACCGCGCTGATCGAGCAGGGCTGGTCGATCGTGATGTTTCCCGAGGGCACCCGGTCACCGGATGGCTGGACCCGTCGCTTCCGCCCCGGTGCCGCCGCGCTCGCGCGGACCCACGGCATCCCGATCGTGCCGGTGGCGATCATCGGCTCGTTCGCCGCGATGCCCCGTGGCCGGAACTGGCCCAAGCCCGGCCGCCCTCCGGTGCACGTCCGCTACGGCCGCCCGGTGCGACCCCTGCCCGACGAGAACACGCTCGCGCTCAACGGACGGGTGTCCGCTGCGCTGGCCGCCCTGCTGGACGAGGACTCGTCCGACTGGTACTCGGCAGCACGCCGGGCCGCTACCACCGAGACGCCGGCCTCGTCCGGCCCCGAGGTCGCGAACTGGCGGCGGGTCTGGGCCTCGACCGCCGGGCCGGCCGCCCGGTCGGCGAAGGCCAAGGCCTGGCGATGA
- a CDS encoding lactate racemase domain-containing protein, with product MSRPGFVLTVDERTPPMLLHSGESFRLQQFPLGTRVIYPPESLPGVPDVDEAIEAALLNPVDSEPLPALLHAGMKLTIAFDDLSLPLPPMRKPDVRQRILERVLQYAADAGVDDVELIIATALHRRMTADEVKAAVGERVFRSFWPDQLYNFDAEDHANLAHLGKTDRDEDVEISKRAAESDLLVYVNINLVAMDGGWKSTAVGLASYNSLRHHHNAHTMVHSRSFMDPRHSELHSSAWRMGRVLSEHVKVFQIETTLNNDAFPSQYGFLTKREWEWSIRDQAVFLGTKRGLDLMPAKTRRRLFQQMEAPYAVTGVSAGAVEPVHEQTLERVHRQQLVEVNGQTDILVMGLPYLCPYNVNSVMNPILAACLGRGYLFNMYRGKPLVREGGVLILHHPVPWEFSTLHHPSYVDFFDEVLAESTDPKVIGPKFEQQYATDPWYTHLYRTSHAYHGVHPFYMWYWCAHALEHLGQVIWVGGDRRAVARMGMRSASTFADALELARDTVGSSPTITYQHAPPHILSDVR from the coding sequence ATGAGCCGCCCCGGATTCGTCCTCACGGTCGATGAGCGGACCCCGCCGATGCTGCTGCACTCCGGCGAGTCGTTCCGGCTGCAGCAGTTCCCGCTCGGGACCCGCGTGATCTACCCGCCGGAGTCGCTGCCCGGCGTGCCGGACGTCGACGAGGCGATCGAGGCCGCACTGCTCAACCCGGTCGACAGCGAGCCGCTGCCGGCGCTGCTGCACGCCGGGATGAAGCTGACGATCGCGTTCGACGACCTGTCCCTCCCACTCCCGCCGATGCGCAAGCCGGATGTCCGCCAGCGCATCCTCGAACGCGTCCTCCAGTACGCCGCGGACGCCGGGGTCGACGACGTCGAGCTGATCATCGCCACCGCGTTGCATCGCCGGATGACCGCGGACGAGGTCAAGGCCGCGGTCGGCGAGCGGGTGTTCCGGTCGTTCTGGCCGGACCAGCTCTACAACTTCGACGCGGAGGACCACGCCAACCTTGCGCACCTCGGCAAGACCGATCGCGACGAGGACGTCGAGATCTCGAAGCGGGCTGCGGAGTCGGACCTGTTGGTCTACGTGAACATCAACCTGGTCGCGATGGACGGCGGCTGGAAGTCGACGGCCGTCGGTCTGGCGTCGTACAACTCGCTGCGTCACCACCACAACGCGCACACGATGGTGCACTCGCGCTCCTTCATGGACCCGCGGCACTCGGAGCTGCACTCGAGCGCATGGCGGATGGGTCGCGTGCTGTCGGAGCACGTGAAGGTCTTCCAGATCGAGACGACGCTGAACAACGACGCGTTCCCGTCGCAGTACGGCTTCCTCACCAAGCGCGAGTGGGAGTGGTCGATCCGCGACCAAGCGGTCTTCCTCGGCACCAAGCGAGGACTCGACCTGATGCCGGCGAAGACGCGCCGGCGGCTGTTCCAGCAGATGGAGGCGCCGTACGCCGTCACCGGCGTCAGCGCGGGCGCCGTCGAGCCGGTGCACGAACAGACCCTCGAACGCGTGCACCGCCAGCAGCTGGTCGAGGTCAACGGGCAGACCGACATCCTCGTGATGGGCCTGCCGTATCTGTGCCCCTACAACGTCAACAGCGTCATGAACCCGATCCTCGCGGCCTGCCTCGGCCGCGGCTACCTGTTCAACATGTACCGCGGGAAGCCGCTCGTCCGCGAGGGTGGGGTGTTGATCCTTCATCACCCGGTGCCGTGGGAGTTCTCGACGCTGCACCATCCGTCGTACGTCGACTTCTTCGACGAGGTACTCGCGGAGAGCACGGACCCGAAGGTGATCGGGCCGAAGTTTGAGCAGCAGTACGCGACCGATCCCTGGTACACGCACCTCTACCGGACGTCGCACGCCTACCACGGTGTGCACCCGTTCTACATGTGGTACTGGTGCGCGCACGCGCTCGAGCATCTCGGCCAGGTCATCTGGGTCGGCGGCGACCGCCGCGCGGTTGCGCGGATGGGAATGCGCTCCGCATCGACGTTCGCCGACGCGCTCGAACTGGCGCGCGACACGGTCGGGTCGAGCCCGACGATCACCTATCAGCACGCGCCGCCGCACATCCTGTCGGACGTGAGATGA
- a CDS encoding alcohol dehydrogenase catalytic domain-containing protein — MISALEVYRSLPRYVAARAVGPKLPGLLAGPLAPLRLVHRDGPRARTDGWVRVRPRLSGICGSDLATLSGHTSLYFSPLVSLPFVPGHEIIGETRDDAPGIPAGTRVVLDPVLGCRARGLEPCDSCRVGQTNRCDRVTVGHLSPGLQTGYCADTGGGWSGELVAHVSQLHPVPDDLPDNRAVLIEPLACAVHIARRADLGDGGSALIVGAGAVGLFTALALRELTPAGQVTIVAKHRRQAELARLFGASDVVSPSDVATAVRRSTRALRLEPERGPAYLLGGVDVAIDAVGSRGSVDTALRNVRAGGLVVLAGVPGDGIDLTPAWFRELDVTGAYASAGDAFDVATRLAATAPLDDLVGVAYPLGRWREALDHAHDAGRLGTLKVAFDLRSAS, encoded by the coding sequence GTGATCTCCGCGCTCGAGGTCTACCGGTCGCTGCCGCGCTACGTCGCGGCCAGGGCGGTCGGGCCGAAGCTGCCCGGCCTGCTTGCGGGCCCGCTCGCTCCGCTTCGCCTGGTCCATCGGGACGGGCCGCGGGCGCGCACCGACGGTTGGGTCCGGGTCCGCCCGCGACTGTCCGGGATCTGCGGGAGCGACCTCGCCACACTCTCCGGTCACACGTCGCTGTACTTCAGCCCGCTGGTGTCCCTGCCGTTCGTGCCCGGCCACGAGATCATCGGCGAGACCCGCGATGACGCCCCCGGCATCCCGGCCGGGACCCGCGTGGTCCTCGACCCTGTGCTCGGCTGCCGGGCGCGCGGGCTCGAGCCGTGCGACTCCTGCCGGGTCGGGCAGACCAACCGCTGCGACCGTGTCACCGTCGGTCACCTTTCCCCCGGGCTGCAGACCGGCTACTGCGCCGACACCGGCGGCGGGTGGAGCGGCGAGCTGGTCGCGCACGTCTCGCAGCTGCATCCGGTCCCGGACGACCTGCCGGACAACCGGGCCGTGCTGATCGAGCCGCTGGCCTGCGCGGTGCACATCGCCCGGCGTGCCGATCTCGGTGACGGCGGCTCGGCGCTGATCGTTGGGGCGGGCGCGGTCGGCCTGTTCACCGCGCTCGCGCTCCGCGAGCTCACGCCTGCCGGCCAGGTGACGATCGTCGCCAAGCACCGTCGGCAGGCAGAGCTGGCCAGGCTGTTCGGCGCGAGCGACGTCGTATCGCCGTCCGACGTCGCGACCGCCGTACGCCGGTCCACCCGCGCACTGCGACTAGAGCCGGAACGCGGGCCGGCGTACCTGCTCGGAGGGGTCGATGTGGCGATCGACGCGGTCGGGTCGCGCGGGTCGGTCGACACCGCGCTGCGCAACGTGCGAGCCGGCGGGCTCGTCGTGCTCGCCGGGGTGCCCGGCGACGGCATCGACCTGACGCCGGCCTGGTTCCGCGAGCTCGACGTGACCGGTGCGTACGCGAGCGCGGGCGACGCGTTCGATGTCGCGACGCGCCTGGCGGCGACTGCGCCGCTCGACGACCTCGTCGGAGTCGCCTATCCACTCGGCCGGTGGCGCGAAGCGCTCGATCATGCGCATGATGCGGGTCGGTTGGGAACATTGAAGGTGGCGTTCGATCTCAGGAGTGCGTCATGA
- a CDS encoding HAD-IB family hydrolase encodes MTARPIAEVLAGQRVLVTGSTGFVGEALLERLLHDLPETPVVLLVRARGLLGATDRVRHVLNGPAFERLREARGTDLSELVDNGHITVLEGDLDAVPNLPDDLDIVIHCAGEVSFDPAIDEGFATNVHGSLNLLAAIDESGSRPHYVHVSTAYVAGRQQGHVREGRLDHTVDWRSEAAVAAQLRERAEMDSRSAEQLAIFTAEADADHSTLGALSVSAEAERRRREWVTKKLVDAGRERGRSLGWTDCYTFTKAMAERAVEETASDLPVTILRPSIIESALLQPYPGWIEGFKMAEPIILAFGRGDLPEFPGIPDGVIDIIPVDLVVNATLAAAARRPEPGTPEYYTICSGARNPLSFHRLYELVSTYFSEHPMVQRDRGEVRVPRWQWPGSERVDQLIRLGDRAHRTADKVVTSLPRSARTRDWARTLDRQRGRLDFLRRYFDLYRPYADAELHFSDRSTLALHEALHPDDVEAFGFDAMAIDWRHYINEVHVPAVVGPLNALTALRGKRTDPTRSVSGASPDTVVVFDMDGTLLASNVVESYLWLRLPELALAAKAREVTEVARALPRWLMTQRRDRSSFLRMVYRRYEGASIRELERIVDDEIAPMMLTRLSPQAVRAIREHRQAGHYLLLVTGAVRPLTRPIAALFDEVMAADLSTDQFGRCTGHLDRPPLVGESRAAWVRHRAAEAGWDLDNSYAYADSASDLPLLRAVGRPVAIDPDVILFRVARKERWPIEIWHGGRTSSTAPTVAAVP; translated from the coding sequence ATGACCGCCCGGCCGATCGCCGAGGTGCTTGCCGGCCAGCGAGTTCTGGTCACCGGATCCACCGGCTTCGTCGGCGAGGCCTTGCTCGAGCGCCTGCTGCACGACCTGCCGGAGACGCCGGTCGTGCTGCTGGTGCGGGCCCGTGGGCTGCTCGGTGCCACCGATCGGGTCCGCCACGTGCTGAACGGACCCGCCTTCGAGCGGCTGCGCGAGGCGCGCGGCACGGACCTCTCCGAGCTGGTCGACAACGGTCACATCACCGTGCTCGAAGGCGACCTCGACGCGGTGCCCAACCTGCCCGACGACCTCGACATCGTCATCCACTGCGCCGGCGAGGTGTCGTTCGATCCGGCGATCGACGAGGGTTTCGCGACCAATGTGCATGGCTCGCTGAACCTGCTCGCCGCGATCGACGAGAGCGGGAGCCGGCCGCATTACGTGCATGTGTCCACGGCGTACGTCGCGGGCCGGCAGCAAGGTCACGTGCGGGAGGGCCGGCTCGACCACACGGTCGACTGGCGCAGCGAGGCAGCGGTGGCGGCCCAGCTTCGTGAGCGCGCCGAGATGGACAGCCGGTCCGCGGAGCAGCTGGCGATCTTCACGGCAGAGGCGGACGCCGACCACTCGACGCTGGGCGCGCTGTCCGTGTCGGCCGAAGCCGAACGCCGCCGCCGCGAGTGGGTCACGAAGAAGCTGGTCGACGCCGGGCGCGAACGCGGCCGCAGCCTCGGTTGGACGGACTGCTACACGTTCACGAAGGCGATGGCCGAGCGCGCGGTGGAGGAGACGGCGTCCGACCTTCCGGTCACGATCCTGCGGCCCAGCATCATCGAGAGCGCGCTGCTCCAGCCCTACCCGGGCTGGATCGAGGGCTTCAAGATGGCCGAGCCGATCATCCTGGCCTTCGGCCGCGGCGACCTGCCGGAGTTCCCCGGCATCCCCGACGGTGTCATCGACATCATCCCGGTCGACCTGGTCGTCAACGCGACCCTCGCCGCCGCGGCCCGCCGGCCCGAGCCGGGCACGCCGGAGTACTACACGATCTGTTCGGGCGCCAGGAACCCGCTGAGCTTCCACCGGCTCTACGAGCTGGTATCGACGTACTTCAGCGAGCACCCGATGGTGCAACGCGACCGCGGCGAGGTCCGGGTGCCCCGCTGGCAGTGGCCGGGTTCCGAACGGGTCGACCAGCTGATCCGGCTCGGCGACCGCGCACACCGCACCGCGGACAAGGTCGTGACGTCACTGCCGCGCTCGGCGCGCACCCGCGACTGGGCTCGGACCCTTGACCGGCAGCGCGGCCGCTTGGACTTCCTTCGGCGCTACTTCGACCTCTACCGTCCGTACGCCGACGCCGAGCTGCACTTCTCGGACCGCTCGACGCTCGCCCTGCACGAGGCCCTGCATCCGGACGACGTCGAGGCCTTCGGCTTCGACGCGATGGCCATCGACTGGCGGCACTACATCAACGAGGTCCACGTCCCCGCGGTCGTCGGCCCGCTCAACGCACTCACCGCGCTGCGGGGGAAGCGGACCGATCCCACGCGTTCGGTGAGCGGCGCCAGCCCGGACACGGTCGTCGTGTTCGACATGGACGGCACGCTGCTCGCGAGCAACGTCGTCGAGTCCTACCTCTGGCTGCGGCTGCCCGAGCTCGCGCTTGCGGCGAAGGCCCGCGAGGTCACCGAGGTGGCGCGCGCGCTGCCGCGCTGGCTGATGACGCAGCGCCGCGACCGGTCGTCGTTCCTTCGCATGGTCTACCGCCGGTATGAAGGCGCGTCGATCCGCGAGCTGGAGCGCATCGTCGACGACGAGATCGCGCCGATGATGCTCACGCGGCTGTCTCCTCAAGCAGTCCGTGCGATCCGCGAGCACCGCCAGGCGGGGCACTACCTGCTTCTCGTCACGGGAGCCGTGCGCCCGCTCACCCGCCCGATCGCGGCGCTGTTCGACGAGGTCATGGCGGCCGACCTCTCGACCGACCAGTTCGGCCGCTGCACGGGCCACCTCGACCGGCCGCCGCTGGTCGGCGAGTCCCGCGCCGCCTGGGTACGCCATCGTGCGGCGGAGGCGGGCTGGGACCTCGACAACAGCTACGCGTACGCCGACTCCGCGAGCGACCTTCCGCTGCTGCGCGCGGTGGGCCGGCCGGTCGCGATCGACCCCGACGTGATCCTGTTCCGGGTCGCACGCAAGGAGCGCTGGCCGATCGAGATCTGGCACGGCGGCCGCACGTCGTCGACCGCACCGACCGTGGCGGCGGTTCCGTGA
- the aceB gene encoding malate synthase A, producing the protein MASTDAAQVTGPLEDRFDEILTPSALDFVADLQRAFGARRTELLARRRERRAQAAATGRLDFLDETKDVREDSGWQVAPPADLLDRRVEITGPTEKKMLVNALNSGAKVFMADFEDASTPTWHNKVQGQLNLIDAIERRIDFVSPEGKSYALNPTVAALMPRPRGWHLPEKHLLVDGEPVSGGLFDFGLFFFHNVLRLQAKGTRPYFYLPKMESHLEARLWNDVFNHAQDALGVARGTIRATVLIETIPAAFEMDEILYELREHSYGLNAGRWDYMFSMIKTFRDRGKEFLLPDRNSVTMTVPFMRAYTELLVQTCHKRGAFAMGGMAAFIPSRKDPEVNRVALERVKADKEREAAAGFDGTWVAHPDLVPTALAEFDAVLGDRPNQIDKLRPDVHVTADDLLAVALTPGEKTSVGLRTNVDVGIRYIESWLRGNGAAAIHNLMEDAATAEISRSQIWQWIHNDATLADTGEQVSAALVRSVADDVMAEVRREVGDEAYSAGRWDEAREIFEQVALSDDFFDFLTLPAYDRL; encoded by the coding sequence ATGGCAAGCACTGACGCTGCGCAGGTGACCGGTCCGCTCGAGGACCGGTTCGACGAGATCCTGACGCCGTCGGCGCTCGACTTCGTCGCGGACCTCCAGCGGGCGTTCGGCGCCCGTCGTACCGAGCTGCTCGCCCGCCGGCGAGAGCGCCGGGCGCAGGCTGCGGCGACCGGACGGCTGGACTTCCTCGACGAGACGAAGGACGTCCGCGAAGACTCCGGCTGGCAGGTTGCGCCGCCCGCGGACCTGCTCGACCGGCGCGTGGAGATCACCGGTCCGACCGAGAAGAAGATGCTGGTCAACGCGCTCAACTCCGGTGCGAAGGTCTTCATGGCGGACTTCGAGGACGCGAGCACCCCCACCTGGCACAACAAGGTGCAGGGGCAGCTGAACCTGATCGACGCGATCGAGCGCCGGATCGACTTCGTGTCGCCGGAGGGCAAGAGCTACGCGCTGAACCCCACTGTCGCCGCGCTGATGCCACGTCCGCGCGGCTGGCACCTGCCCGAGAAGCACCTGCTCGTCGACGGCGAACCGGTGAGCGGCGGCTTGTTCGACTTCGGGCTGTTCTTCTTCCACAACGTGCTGCGGCTGCAGGCCAAGGGGACGCGGCCGTACTTCTACCTCCCGAAGATGGAGTCGCATCTCGAGGCGCGGCTGTGGAACGACGTCTTCAACCACGCGCAGGATGCGCTCGGTGTCGCCCGCGGGACGATCCGCGCGACCGTGCTGATCGAGACGATCCCCGCGGCGTTCGAGATGGATGAGATCCTCTACGAGCTGCGCGAGCACTCCTACGGCCTGAACGCCGGCCGCTGGGACTACATGTTCTCGATGATCAAGACCTTTCGCGACCGCGGCAAGGAGTTCCTGCTCCCGGACCGCAACAGCGTGACCATGACGGTGCCGTTCATGCGCGCGTACACCGAGTTGTTGGTGCAGACCTGCCACAAGCGCGGTGCGTTCGCGATGGGCGGAATGGCGGCGTTCATCCCGAGCCGCAAAGACCCGGAGGTGAACCGGGTGGCGCTCGAGCGGGTGAAGGCGGACAAGGAGCGCGAGGCGGCCGCGGGCTTCGACGGGACCTGGGTAGCGCATCCCGACCTCGTGCCGACGGCGCTCGCCGAGTTCGACGCGGTCCTCGGCGACCGGCCGAACCAGATCGACAAGCTGCGACCGGACGTGCACGTCACCGCCGACGACCTGCTCGCGGTCGCTCTGACGCCCGGTGAGAAGACCAGCGTCGGCCTGCGCACGAACGTCGATGTCGGGATCCGGTACATCGAGTCGTGGCTGCGCGGCAACGGGGCGGCGGCGATCCACAACCTGATGGAGGACGCGGCGACCGCCGAGATATCGCGGTCCCAGATCTGGCAGTGGATCCACAACGACGCGACCCTCGCCGACACCGGTGAGCAGGTGAGCGCGGCGCTCGTGCGGTCGGTCGCGGACGACGTGATGGCCGAGGTTCGCCGTGAGGTGGGCGACGAGGCCTACTCCGCCGGTCGGTGGGACGAGGCGCGAGAGATCTTCGAGCAGGTTGCCCTGTCCGACGACTTTTTCGACTTCCTGACCCTTCCGGCCTACGACCGGTTGTAG